The Sporichthyaceae bacterium DNA segment GGGGGAGAATTGCGTGCGCTGCCGGTGCCCGACGGGCTGGACGGCGAGCGGGTGGACGTCGCCCTGGCTCGGCTGTTCGGACTGAGCCGCTCCCGCGCCGCGGACCTGGCCACCGCCGGTCGGGTGGCGATGGATGGCGCCCAGATGGGCAAGTCCGATCGGTTGGCCGCCGGTGGCTGGCTGGAGGTGGAACTGCCCGTCGACGAGCAGCCCACGGCCGAGGTCGTCGCGGAGACCGTCGAGGGCCTGACGATCGTGCACGACGACGAACACATCGTGGTCGTGGACAAGCCCGTCGGGGTGGCCGCCCATCCCAGCCCCGGCTGGACCGGCCCCACGGTGATCGGCGGGCTGGCCGGCGCCGGTTACCGCGTCTCCACCGGCGGGGCCGCGGAGCGGCAGGGCATCGTGCACCGGCTCGACGTGGGCACCAGCGGGCTGATGGTGGTGGCCAAGTCCGAACGTGCGTACACGCTGCTCAAGCGGGCGTTCCGGGAGCGCACCGTGGAGAAGATCTACCACGCGCTGGTGCAGGGCCATCCCGACCCGAGCCGGGGAACCGTCGACGCCCCGATCGGCCGGCACCCGGTGCACGACTACAAGTGGGCGGTGGTCTCCGAGCAGCAGGGCGGGCGGCCCAGCGTCACCCACTACGACACCCTCGAGGCGTTCCCACACGCCAGCCTGCTCAGCATCAAGTTGGAGACCGGGCGCACCCACCAGATCCGGGTGCACATGGCTGCGTTGCGCCACCCGTGCGTGGGTGACGCCACCTACGGGGCCGACCCGACGCTGTCCGCCCGGCTGGGCCTGACCCGGCAGTGGTTGCACGCCGTCTCGTTGTCCTTCGAGCACCCGGACACCGGCCAGTGGGTGTCGTTCACCAGCGAGTACCCGGCGGATCTCGCGCATGCCCTGGCCGCGGTGGGCCATAGCTGAGGGGGCATAAGGTTCGGCCATGCCCACGTCGTTCAGCGGCATTCCCGCCGCCGCACTGGACTTCTACGAGGACCTCGAGGTCGACAACTCCAAGTCGTTCTGGACCGCGCACAAGGCCGTCTATGACGAGTCCGTGCGGGCGCCCATTGAGGAGTTGGCCGGCGCGTTGGCCGACGAGTTCGGGCCCGGCAAGTACTTCCGGCCCTACCGCGACGTCCGGTTCAGCGCCGACAAGACCC contains these protein-coding regions:
- a CDS encoding RluA family pseudouridine synthase — protein: MAGGELRALPVPDGLDGERVDVALARLFGLSRSRAADLATAGRVAMDGAQMGKSDRLAAGGWLEVELPVDEQPTAEVVAETVEGLTIVHDDEHIVVVDKPVGVAAHPSPGWTGPTVIGGLAGAGYRVSTGGAAERQGIVHRLDVGTSGLMVVAKSERAYTLLKRAFRERTVEKIYHALVQGHPDPSRGTVDAPIGRHPVHDYKWAVVSEQQGGRPSVTHYDTLEAFPHASLLSIKLETGRTHQIRVHMAALRHPCVGDATYGADPTLSARLGLTRQWLHAVSLSFEHPDTGQWVSFTSEYPADLAHALAAVGHS